A genomic stretch from Acidobacteriota bacterium includes:
- the egtB gene encoding ergothioneine biosynthesis protein EgtB has translation MQAKRDELKPAASVSEMAERFREVRARTMQIVEPLEIEDYVVQTAPYMSPPRWHIGHTSWFFELLLRDHLAGYRIYSEEYLFYFNSYYERFGSRIERDKRGTRSRPTVKDTLAYRRRIDESMLDLLGGTRDNPEAAALLLLVRLGLEHEMQHQELLVYDIKHLLCELYEPAARGALPPRDNVSGVAEVEGGLFLLGHAGDGFAFDNEKPAHRVFVEDFAIDLVPVSNGEYLEFMRDGGYTDFRWWFAEGWDCIHSEGWQGPLYWELHGGEWMIRDFSGLHRAEDKADEPVTHVSFYEASAFSKWAGKRLPTEAEWEKAASLGPQQTIRSSFPWGDEGPALSKANLFENGLWGVAPVGSFPEGRSAHGCYQMIGDVWEWTTSDYVPYPGFKPEFDEYNDKWFVGQKVLRGGSYATPQYHIRATYRNFFHPNERWMISGFRCAKTI, from the coding sequence ATGCAAGCAAAAAGGGACGAGTTGAAACCGGCGGCAAGCGTATCGGAAATGGCCGAGCGGTTTCGAGAAGTTCGCGCTCGAACGATGCAGATCGTCGAGCCGCTGGAGATTGAAGATTACGTTGTTCAGACCGCTCCCTACATGAGCCCTCCTCGATGGCACATCGGCCATACGTCGTGGTTCTTTGAGCTCTTGCTTAGGGACCACTTGGCGGGGTACCGGATCTATTCGGAAGAGTATCTCTTCTACTTCAACTCATACTATGAGCGATTCGGCTCGCGAATCGAGAGGGACAAGCGGGGCACTCGTTCGCGCCCGACGGTGAAGGACACTCTCGCCTATAGAAGACGCATCGATGAATCGATGCTCGATCTTCTAGGCGGCACTCGAGACAATCCGGAAGCCGCGGCGCTTCTGCTGTTGGTGAGGCTCGGCCTCGAACACGAGATGCAGCATCAGGAGCTTCTGGTGTATGACATCAAGCACCTGCTTTGTGAACTTTATGAGCCGGCGGCACGGGGAGCGCTCCCGCCGCGCGACAACGTGAGCGGTGTCGCTGAAGTGGAAGGCGGTCTGTTTTTGCTTGGGCACGCGGGCGATGGGTTTGCCTTCGACAATGAGAAGCCTGCTCATCGAGTCTTTGTGGAGGACTTTGCGATCGACCTGGTTCCGGTCAGCAACGGGGAGTATCTGGAATTCATGCGCGACGGAGGCTACACGGATTTTCGGTGGTGGTTTGCCGAGGGTTGGGATTGCATTCACAGCGAAGGGTGGCAAGGCCCGTTGTACTGGGAGCTGCACGGAGGCGAGTGGATGATCAGAGACTTCTCAGGCCTTCACCGAGCCGAAGACAAAGCCGACGAACCGGTGACGCACGTCAGCTTCTATGAAGCGTCCGCGTTTTCAAAATGGGCGGGCAAGCGTTTGCCGACTGAAGCCGAATGGGAGAAGGCAGCGAGTCTTGGGCCTCAACAAACTATCCGGTCGAGTTTCCCGTGGGGCGACGAAGGGCCGGCTCTGTCGAAAGCGAATCTCTTTGAGAACGGTTTGTGGGGCGTGGCTCCGGTGGGCTCATTTCCAGAAGGGAGGAGTGCACACGGGTGCTATCAGATGATCGGTGATGTTTGGGAGTGGACCACGTCCGATTACGTGCCCTACCCGGGATTCAAACCCGAGTTTGACGAATACAACGACAAGTGGTTTGTCGGGCAGAAGGTGTTGCGGGGCGGCTCATATGCGACGCCTCAGTATCACATTCGCGCGACCTACAGAAACTTCTTCCATCCTAACGAACGGTGGATGATTTCCGGGTTTCGCTGCGCCAAGACAATCTAA
- a CDS encoding 2,4'-dihydroxyacetophenone dioxygenase family protein, with translation MATEFAPIPGIPAALHRAEKDLPFVDFQEGVDFQLLQVDVEAGLWVIRARFQPGVTIQRHKHTGEVFAFTLKGSWKYLEYPQVNTAGSYLYEPAGSIHTLHVPVTNAEVTDVWFAIRGANLNLDEEGKVESVLDAGAVLEFYLALCETGGHGRPNVIGA, from the coding sequence ATGGCTACCGAATTTGCGCCGATCCCAGGCATTCCCGCAGCGCTGCACCGTGCAGAGAAAGACCTGCCCTTTGTCGACTTTCAAGAGGGCGTAGATTTCCAACTGCTGCAGGTTGACGTGGAGGCGGGGCTCTGGGTGATCCGAGCGCGTTTCCAGCCGGGCGTCACGATCCAACGCCATAAGCACACCGGCGAGGTCTTCGCGTTCACGCTCAAGGGTTCGTGGAAGTACCTGGAATACCCGCAAGTCAACACGGCAGGTTCATATCTGTACGAGCCAGCGGGCTCGATCCATACGCTGCATGTCCCGGTTACGAATGCAGAGGTGACCGATGTCTGGTTCGCCATCCGCGGGGCGAACCTCAACCTCGACGAGGAGGGCAAGGTCGAGAGCGTGCTCGACGCCGGAGCTGTGCTGGAGTTTTACTTGGCTCTTTGTGAAACGGGCGGGCATGGGCGTCCGAATGTGATCGGGGCATAG
- a CDS encoding DUF2281 domain-containing protein: MQEQNKSTEELFKELAPEGQREVRDFIEFLIGKQETRPRQQPQFDWAGALSEMRDQYSSVDLQHQLLNWRSEVE, from the coding sequence ATGCAAGAACAGAACAAATCTACTGAAGAGTTATTCAAAGAGTTGGCGCCTGAGGGTCAGCGCGAGGTGCGAGACTTCATAGAGTTCTTGATTGGCAAGCAGGAAACTCGCCCCCGCCAGCAGCCCCAATTTGACTGGGCTGGAGCGTTGTCGGAGATGCGCGATCAGTACTCTTCAGTAGACCTCCAGCACCAACTTCTGAACTGGAGAAGCGAAGTCGAATGA
- a CDS encoding protein kinase: protein MKDPLPAISHYRIVSKIGAGGMGEVYRARDSRLDREVAIKLLPAGFASDEDRLRRFEREARATSALNHPNILTIYDIGNHAGAPYIVAELLDGEELRAQLNDGALPVRKAIKYAQQIAAGLAAAHAKGITHRDLKPENIFVTTNGFVKILDFGLAKLRRPEAAPDSEAPTQHNVTAPGMVMGTASYMSPEQARGQEVDARSDIFSLGVVLHEMVAGHAPFSGVNAIDVMGAILNQEPVPLRQFVPDVPDELQRIVSKALRKDREQRYQHIKDMLIDLKDLKQQLEFEAKVKGAQAPVVPPSSDSVEARATPQKGETTGAQPAEVATSEVLAQRTTSSAEYIVGEIKRHRRGLAIALAALILISIAGLAYYFYSAGTIKTIAVLPLVNASNDASIEYLSDGISESLINSLTALQQLRVIARTTAFSYKGKEVDPQAVGRELNVGAVLMGRVSKLGDRLNIQVDLVDATTGVQLWGGEYERAVADVLSIKQAIAREVTEKLKLRLSGEQQQQLANRETTNPEAYQFYLRGRYLWNKRTADGIGKAIEQFQQALERDPNYALGYVGLADCYLVLEQYGGVLTSETLPKARAAVDRALQIDDSLAEVHTSLAEIYQRQWRWAEAEQEFRRAISLNPNYPTAHSWFTMHLRIKRQFDEALTESKRAQELDPLSPILGVASIYLLKNDINSAIEQNRRAIEFNPSFPQAHRWLGLSYLKQRRYEEAIIELQKGVELSGRAGQFLGDLGYCYAVMGKQAEALQILKELDERYARREGIGMYLAQVYAGFGDKDQVFAWLEKDFQVRSGVLPYITWWLNFDDLRSDPRYAELLRRMGLQP from the coding sequence ATGAAAGATCCGCTTCCGGCCATTTCACATTACCGCATTGTATCCAAAATTGGCGCGGGCGGGATGGGCGAGGTGTATCGTGCACGCGATTCGAGGCTGGATCGCGAAGTTGCCATCAAATTGCTTCCGGCTGGCTTTGCCAGTGATGAAGATCGCCTGCGGCGATTTGAGCGGGAGGCCCGTGCCACCTCCGCGCTTAATCATCCCAACATCCTGACCATCTACGACATTGGCAATCACGCAGGCGCGCCCTACATTGTCGCTGAACTACTTGATGGCGAAGAGTTGCGCGCGCAGTTGAATGATGGCGCGCTGCCGGTGCGCAAGGCCATCAAGTATGCCCAGCAGATCGCCGCCGGACTCGCCGCGGCTCACGCCAAAGGCATCACCCACCGCGACCTGAAACCGGAAAACATATTCGTCACGACTAATGGTTTCGTGAAGATTCTGGATTTCGGCTTGGCCAAGCTGAGGCGGCCGGAAGCCGCCCCCGATTCCGAAGCGCCTACGCAGCACAATGTCACTGCCCCCGGCATGGTGATGGGCACGGCCAGTTATATGTCGCCAGAGCAGGCGCGCGGACAGGAGGTGGACGCGCGCAGTGACATCTTCAGCCTGGGCGTCGTGCTGCACGAGATGGTGGCGGGGCATGCGCCATTTTCTGGCGTCAATGCGATTGACGTGATGGGAGCGATCCTGAATCAGGAGCCTGTGCCGCTTCGCCAATTCGTGCCAGACGTGCCCGACGAGTTGCAGCGCATCGTGAGCAAGGCGCTGCGGAAAGACCGCGAACAGCGCTATCAGCATATAAAAGACATGCTGATTGACCTCAAGGACTTGAAGCAGCAGTTGGAGTTTGAGGCGAAGGTCAAAGGTGCGCAGGCGCCGGTAGTGCCGCCTTCAAGCGACAGCGTCGAGGCGCGCGCCACTCCGCAGAAAGGCGAAACTACTGGCGCGCAGCCAGCCGAGGTCGCGACGAGCGAGGTGTTAGCCCAACGCACGACTTCGAGCGCCGAATATATCGTAGGCGAAATCAAGCGGCACAGGCGTGGCCTGGCCATTGCTCTGGCCGCGCTCATCCTCATCTCGATTGCCGGCCTGGCCTACTATTTTTACTCCGCTGGAACAATCAAGACGATAGCCGTGCTGCCACTCGTTAATGCCAGCAATGATGCGAGCATAGAGTACTTGTCGGATGGCATCTCTGAGTCGCTCATAAACAGCCTGACTGCGTTGCAGCAATTGAGAGTTATCGCCCGCACTACAGCCTTTAGCTACAAGGGCAAGGAAGTTGACCCACAGGCAGTCGGGCGCGAATTGAACGTGGGCGCGGTGCTGATGGGAAGAGTCAGTAAGTTGGGTGACAGGTTAAATATCCAGGTGGACCTGGTTGATGCCACCACGGGCGTGCAGCTTTGGGGCGGGGAGTACGAGCGAGCCGTTGCGGACGTGCTTTCAATCAAACAAGCTATTGCGCGAGAGGTCACTGAGAAACTGAAGTTGAGACTGTCGGGCGAGCAACAACAACAACTTGCCAACCGCGAGACAACAAACCCGGAGGCTTATCAGTTCTACTTGCGAGGGCGCTACTTGTGGAACAAGCGGACGGCGGACGGAATCGGGAAGGCCATCGAGCAGTTCCAGCAGGCGCTAGAGCGTGACCCGAACTATGCCCTCGGCTACGTCGGTCTGGCTGATTGCTATTTGGTGCTGGAGCAATATGGTGGCGTTCTTACAAGCGAGACGCTGCCGAAAGCTAGAGCTGCTGTGGATCGGGCATTGCAGATAGATGATTCACTCGCGGAGGTGCATACCTCCCTGGCGGAAATATATCAGCGGCAGTGGCGCTGGGCGGAAGCGGAGCAAGAGTTCAGGCGAGCCATCAGTCTCAATCCGAATTACCCGACAGCTCATTCCTGGTTTACTATGCATCTCAGAATAAAGCGGCAATTTGATGAAGCGCTGACAGAAAGCAAGCGGGCGCAGGAGCTTGATCCTTTATCGCCAATCCTCGGCGTCGCTAGTATTTATCTCCTAAAGAATGACATCAATTCAGCGATTGAACAGAATAGGAGGGCTATTGAATTCAATCCGAGCTTTCCACAAGCACACCGTTGGTTAGGTTTGTCATACCTCAAACAGCGCCGTTATGAAGAAGCGATTATTGAGTTGCAGAAGGGGGTCGAGCTATCCGGTAGGGCGGGTCAATTCCTGGGCGATTTGGGATACTGTTACGCGGTTATGGGTAAGCAGGCTGAGGCGCTCCAGATACTAAAGGAACTCGACGAGAGATACGCCAGGCGCGAAGGCATCGGGATGTATCTAGCTCAGGTATATGCAGGTTTTGGAGATAAGGATCAAGTATTTGCGTGGCTCGAAAAGGATTTCCAAGTGCGGAGCGGCGTGTTGCCATATATTACATGGTGGTTAAATTTTGATGACCTCCGCTCAGACCCGCGCTACGCCGAACTGCTGCGCCGGATGGGACTTCAGCCGTGA
- a CDS encoding VOC family protein produces the protein MAKPSKFAHVVYSTRRFEEMIDWYQKVFEAKVVYQNPMLAFLTYDEEHHRFAFANLSALSPASVEVEARDKAGVNHVAYTYANLGDLLGTYERLKQMGITPYWRIHHGMTLSFYYQDPDGNRMEFQVDTCSVEEANAYMQTDAFAANPIGVEIDPEALLAQYRSGVPEQQLLTLPEGPMSPIPREHGLS, from the coding sequence ATGGCAAAACCTTCGAAATTCGCACACGTCGTGTATAGCACACGACGCTTTGAGGAAATGATTGACTGGTATCAAAAGGTCTTCGAGGCGAAGGTGGTCTATCAGAATCCGATGCTCGCCTTCCTTACCTACGATGAGGAGCATCATCGTTTCGCTTTCGCCAATTTGTCAGCGCTCAGTCCTGCGAGCGTGGAAGTCGAAGCGCGGGACAAGGCAGGCGTAAATCACGTGGCATACACCTACGCAAATCTGGGAGATCTGCTTGGTACCTACGAGCGCCTCAAACAGATGGGCATCACACCGTACTGGCGCATTCACCACGGCATGACGCTCTCGTTTTACTACCAGGACCCGGACGGCAATCGAATGGAGTTTCAGGTGGATACCTGCTCTGTCGAAGAGGCCAATGCCTACATGCAAACTGATGCCTTCGCCGCCAATCCGATTGGCGTAGAGATTGATCCCGAAGCTTTGCTCGCACAGTACCGCAGCGGCGTGCCGGAGCAACAACTTCTGACTCTGCCTGAAGGGCCGATGTCTCCGATCCCGCGCGAACACGGTTTGTCATGA
- a CDS encoding protein kinase, with the protein MTIAKGTRLGPYEVLSALGAGGMGEVYRARDSRLERIIAIKVLPDHLASHPELRQRFEREARAVSSLNHPHICTLHDIGHQDGLDYLVMELIEGESLADRLIKGPLPTEQLLRYSIQIADALDKAHRAGIVHRDLKPANIMLTKAGTKLLDFGLAKMQASDSGLVTSVTSLPTERHSLTGEGTILGTFQYMAPEQLEGREADARTDIFAFGAVLYEMATGKKAFTGKSQASLIGAILHTEPPAISTFQPMTPPALDRVVKRCLAKDPDDRWQTARDLTMELAWISDGGSQAELLVPVMAQHKTRHGVMWASAGFALAAIAAAILFLVLAGRSTSSLSTSKPVKRMTIKLPDTEPLALAKFGPMGIGRTSVALSPDGSILAYAAERNGKSQLYLRALDRFDAKPIPGTEGAYSPFFSPDGRSLGFFSENKLKKVALQGGEPVTLCEARIPHGGSWGPDDTIVFADSEGNNLSRVSASGGRPEVLSRTEDRAFYPEFLPGGKAVLFSIKGFHNPDYGHIAVLSLATGERRVVLEGGTNPRYASSGHIVFARAGAILAAPFDLSRLEVTGPAVTLIEGIRIEEWGAAQFALSTEGTLVYVNGGPAWIGKLTLVDRQGISKPLAAPPQAYGPVSLSPDGQRLAVTVVGATSDVWVYELTRGTFTRLTVEGSNYRPVWTPDGRRIVYQRSIGPNQFQMVWQLADGSGAEEVLTTSDYPWWPTSLSPNGKLLAFQQNDPDTAVDLSILPLEGGRQPYSWLKTKFNEWGAAFSRDGKWVAYTSDESGQYEVYVRAFPDAGGKRQISTGGGEEVIWSPDGRNLFYREGLKWMSVAIQTQTEFRADAPKVMFEGPYLNVPGVSYDVAPDGQHFIMIEENQKQAPTTQLNVVLNWFEELKR; encoded by the coding sequence ATGACGATCGCCAAAGGCACGAGACTTGGGCCTTACGAAGTCCTCTCCGCGCTCGGCGCGGGGGGAATGGGCGAGGTCTATCGAGCTCGCGACTCTCGGCTCGAGCGAATCATCGCGATAAAAGTTTTACCCGATCATTTGGCCTCACATCCGGAATTGCGCCAACGATTCGAACGCGAAGCACGAGCAGTGTCGAGTCTCAATCACCCGCATATCTGCACGCTTCACGATATCGGTCATCAAGACGGTCTCGACTATCTGGTCATGGAGCTCATAGAAGGCGAGTCGCTCGCCGATCGCTTGATCAAGGGCCCACTACCGACGGAACAACTGCTGCGCTACTCAATACAGATAGCCGATGCGTTGGACAAAGCCCATCGCGCGGGAATAGTCCATCGAGATCTGAAACCGGCAAACATCATGCTCACGAAGGCCGGCACAAAGCTGCTCGATTTCGGATTGGCGAAAATGCAAGCTAGCGACTCGGGGCTTGTAACGAGCGTGACGTCGCTTCCGACCGAGCGTCACTCGCTAACCGGCGAAGGCACCATCCTCGGAACATTTCAGTACATGGCTCCCGAACAGTTGGAAGGCCGCGAGGCAGACGCTCGCACAGACATCTTCGCGTTCGGCGCAGTGCTGTACGAGATGGCGACCGGCAAGAAAGCATTCACCGGCAAGAGCCAGGCGAGTTTGATCGGCGCCATTCTTCACACCGAGCCGCCAGCCATCTCTACCTTTCAGCCGATGACGCCGCCCGCGCTCGATCGAGTGGTGAAGAGATGCCTGGCAAAAGATCCTGACGACCGATGGCAAACAGCTCGCGACCTCACAATGGAGCTGGCGTGGATATCGGACGGAGGTTCGCAAGCAGAGTTGCTCGTGCCGGTTATGGCTCAGCACAAAACACGCCACGGAGTGATGTGGGCCTCAGCCGGTTTCGCGCTCGCTGCTATCGCGGCGGCCATCCTATTCCTGGTGTTAGCGGGACGTTCGACATCGTCTCTATCAACATCCAAGCCCGTCAAGCGGATGACGATAAAACTCCCGGACACTGAGCCGTTGGCGCTGGCGAAGTTCGGGCCTATGGGTATCGGCCGCACTTCGGTCGCCCTTTCACCGGACGGATCGATACTCGCCTACGCGGCTGAGCGCAACGGCAAATCGCAACTCTACCTGCGCGCCCTTGACCGGTTCGACGCGAAACCGATCCCCGGGACCGAAGGCGCTTACAGTCCGTTTTTTTCGCCTGATGGCCGATCGTTGGGATTCTTTTCAGAGAACAAACTCAAGAAAGTAGCGCTGCAAGGCGGCGAGCCGGTGACGTTGTGCGAAGCCAGAATTCCCCACGGTGGGAGTTGGGGGCCGGATGACACAATTGTATTTGCCGATTCAGAGGGCAATAACCTCTCGCGGGTCTCCGCCTCAGGCGGTAGGCCGGAGGTCTTGTCCAGGACGGAAGACAGAGCTTTCTATCCGGAGTTCTTGCCGGGCGGCAAGGCGGTGCTGTTTTCCATCAAGGGGTTCCATAACCCCGACTACGGGCATATCGCGGTGCTCTCGCTCGCAACCGGCGAGCGGCGCGTAGTACTCGAAGGCGGCACGAACCCCCGGTACGCCTCGAGCGGTCACATTGTCTTTGCCCGCGCCGGGGCAATCCTGGCGGCGCCGTTCGATCTGTCACGCCTTGAAGTAACCGGCCCGGCGGTCACGCTCATTGAAGGAATCAGGATCGAAGAGTGGGGCGCCGCGCAATTCGCGCTTTCGACGGAAGGCACGCTCGTGTATGTGAACGGCGGACCGGCGTGGATCGGTAAACTCACCTTGGTAGATCGCCAGGGTATAAGCAAACCGCTCGCGGCGCCGCCGCAGGCGTATGGTCCGGTTAGCCTCTCCCCGGACGGTCAGCGGCTGGCGGTAACGGTCGTGGGGGCGACTAGTGACGTGTGGGTCTATGAGCTTACTCGCGGGACATTCACCCGGCTGACAGTGGAAGGGTCAAATTACCGACCGGTGTGGACGCCAGACGGACGCCGGATCGTTTATCAACGAAGTATCGGTCCAAACCAATTTCAGATGGTTTGGCAGCTTGCGGACGGCAGTGGCGCCGAGGAAGTACTCACCACGAGCGATTACCCCTGGTGGCCTACGTCCTTGTCCCCCAACGGCAAACTGCTCGCCTTTCAACAGAATGACCCTGACACAGCGGTTGACCTGTCAATACTCCCGCTGGAAGGCGGTCGCCAGCCATATTCCTGGCTCAAGACGAAGTTCAATGAGTGGGGGGCCGCTTTCTCACGCGACGGCAAATGGGTAGCCTACACCTCGGACGAATCCGGCCAGTACGAAGTCTACGTGCGGGCCTTTCCTGACGCCGGCGGTAAGCGGCAGATTTCCACCGGAGGCGGCGAAGAAGTGATCTGGTCGCCTGACGGTCGCAACTTGTTTTATCGTGAGGGACTGAAGTGGATGTCGGTCGCTATCCAGACCCAAACGGAATTTCGCGCCGACGCGCCGAAGGTGATGTTTGAGGGACCGTACTTGAATGTCCCCGGCGTCTCCTACGACGTAGCGCCCGACGGACAACACTTCATAATGATCGAGGAGAATCAGAAGCAAGCCCCAACAACGCAGTTGAACGTCGTGCTCAACTGGTTCGAAGAGTTGAAGCGCTGA